The genomic stretch ATAATAACTTTCATTTGCCTGTGCTTTGGCGCGTAACCCTTCCGGGGCCTGATACATCGGGCCGAGGTGTGCGTATTGTTCGGTCAGTTTCAGGTATGCGGCAGTGCCGAGCGTATCCAGATAACGGAACGGGCCACCGTGGAACGGAGGGAATCCGAGGCCGTAAACCAGTGCCATATCGGCTTCTGCAGGGCTGGCGATAATGCCTTCTTCCAGGCAGCGCACCACTTCGTTAATCATCGGGATCATCATACGGGCAATGATGTCCTGCGGTGAGAAATCGGAATGCACAGGTTTAAGGTTTTCAGCTAACAGACTGATCGCTTCGTCATCGACGTCTTTACGTGGCTTGCCTTTGCTGTCCTGGCTGTAACGGTAGAAGCCCAGCTGGTTTTTCTGACCAAAGCGGCGGTTGTCGAATAAGACATCCACGGCGTCGCGGTAACTGCGGGCCATGCGCTGCGGGAATCCGGCGGCCATGACAGCCTGCGCGTGGTGAGCGGTATCGATGCCCACGACATCCAGCAAATAGGCCGGGCCCATCGGCCAGCCAAACTGTTTTTCCATGACTTTGTCTATCTGGCGGAAGTCCGCGCCGTCACGCAGCAGCAGACTGAAACCGGATAAATACGGGAACAGCACGCGGTTAACAAAGAACCCCGGGCAGTCGTTGACCACGATCGGCGTTTTGCCCATCGCCAGCGCGTAAGAGACGATGCGCGAAATTGTTTTGTCCGAAGTTTTCTCGCCACGAACGATTTCCACCAGCGGCATCCGGTGAACCGGGTTAAAGAAGTGCATGCCGCAGAAGTTTTCTGGGCGTTTCAGCGAGGAGGCCAGCTGGTCGATAGGAATGGTTGAGGTGTTGGACGCCAGAACCGTGTCGGCGCTGAGCAGGGATTCCGCTTCAACCAGCACGGCGGCTTTCACTTTTGGATTTTCCACGACCGCTTCGACCACCACTTTGGCACGTTCGATGCCGCTGTAATCCAGCGTCGGATGGATTGTCGACAGCACTTTTGCCATCTTCATACCGTCCAGCTTGCCGCGTTCCAGTTGCTTGTTCAGCAGTTTTGCCGCTTCATTCATGCCGAGCGTCAGGGACGGTTCGCTGATGTCTTTCATCATAACCGGCACGCCTTTCAGCGCAGACTGATAAGCGATACCACCGCCCATAATCCCCGCGCCGAGAACGGCAGCCTGCGCCGGTTTTTCACTGTCTTGCGCCAGTTTTTTGGCTTTACCTTTCACGAACTGGTCGTTAAGGAAAATGCTGACCAGCGCACGCGCTTCTTTTGATTGCGCGAGAGGAACAAAACTGGCGGTTTCCAGTTTAAGTGCTTCGTCACGGCCAAGGCGCGCCGCAGCTTCGATAGTTTTTACCGCCGTCATCGGTGCCGGGTAATGTTTTCCGGCATTCTGCATGACCATGCTTTTCGCCACGCTGAAGCTCATCGCCGCTTCAATCTGGCTGAGTTTCAGAGGCTGACGTTTCGGTTCGCGGCGGCTCTGCCATTCCAGTTTCCCGGCGATGGCCTGTTGCAGCATGCTGATACCGGCATCGCGCAGTTTCTCTGCATCAACGACCGCATCAACCAGCCCGATTTTCAGGGCATCTTTGCCGCTGATATTTTTGCCTGCGGCGATAATTTCCAGCGCGCTGTCTGTACCAATCAGGCGCGGAAGCCGCACCGAGCCGCCAAAGCCCGGCATAATGCCTAAGCTGGTTTCCGGTAAACCGATGCGCGCGTCAGCCGTGCTGATACGGAAATCGGTGGCCAGTACGCATTCGCAGCCTCCGCCCAGCGCATACCCGCTGATGGCAGAAAGCGTCGGGACCGGTAAATCTTCCAGCCGGTTGAAAATGCGGTTGGCAAAACTCAGCCACTCGTGCAGTTTTTCCGCCGGTGCGTTAAACAGAGATAAAAACTCGGTGATATCCGCACCCACAATGAAAGCGGATTTCGCTGAACTGAGCAGCAAGCCTTTCAGCCCGGACTGTTTTTCCAGTACCGCAATGGCTTCGCCGAGGCTGGCGACCGTTTGGGTATCGAGCTTGTTCACCGAGCCCGGAGCGTCAAACACCAGCTCAGCAATACCGCCATCGAGCCAGTGCAGATGTAATGTTTCGCCTTGGTAGAGCATGTGTCTCTCCTGAATCATCTGGGATGATCTGGTATGACCAGATGCTTTCGAGTGTGGTTTTTATGTTAATAATTTGCAAATGAGATGTGTTTTATTTGCAAGCAAGATCACAAACCTTCCGGGACTATAGTCGCGGTGAGGCTGTGGTAAGATGCTGCATCGTCTTTCCGGTGAAAAAAGGACAGTTGGATGGAATCGCTTACTACGCTTTATAAAGAACATATCGCCACGCTGCAGGCGCGTGCCCGTGAAATTCTGCAACGTTCTCAGCTTGATGCGTTACTCATTCACTCCGGTGAACTGATAACGACCTTCCTTGATGACCACAGTTATCCCTTCAAAGTTAACCCGCAATTTAAAGCCTGGGTGCCGGTCACCAAAGTGCCGAACTGCTGGCTGTGGGTGGATGGCGTTAATGCGCCGAAACTGTGGTTCTATTCGCCGGTGGATTACTGGCACAGCCATGAGCCATTGCCTGAGAGTTTCTGGACCAAAGAAATTTCGCTGACGCCGCTGGCAAATGCGGACGATATCAAAGCCCAGTTGCCGGTGGATCTTAAACTCGTGGGTTATATCGGCTCCAGTCAGGATCGCGCCATCAGCATGGGTGTTCCGGCGTCGAACGTGAACCCGAAAGCGGTGCTGGATTATCTGCATTATCATCGCGCCTACAAAACTGACTACGAGCTGGCCTGTATGCGTGAAGCGCAGAAAGTCGCCGTAAGCGGTCATCGTGCGGCGAAAGAAGCGTTTCTGTCTGGGATGAGTGAGTTTGATATCAATCTCGCGTATCTCACCGCGACCGGTCACCGCGATACCGATGTGCCTTACGACAATATCGTGGCGCTCAATGAACACGCTTCCGTACTGCATTACACCACGCTCGATAACCAGCCTCCGGCCGAAATGCGCAGTTTCCTGCTCGATGCGGGCGCAGAATATAACGGTTATGCCGCTGACCTGACGCGGACGTATGCCGGAAAACCTGACAGCGATTTTGGCGCACTGATTAAAGATCTGAACACCGAAGAACTGGCGTTAATTGACTCGATTAAATCCGGTGTGCGCTATACCGACTATCATGTTCAGATGCATCATCGCATCGCCAAACTGCTGAAAGCGCACAAGCTGGTGGTCGATATCAGCGAAGACGCGATGGTCGAACAGAACCTGACCGGGCCTTTCCTGCCGCATGGTCTGGGGCATCCGCTGGGGTTGCAGGTTCATGATGTTGCCGGTTTTATGCAAGATGATCATGGCACGCATCTGGCCGCGCCTGCGCAATACCCTTATCTGCGTTGTACGCGTGTGATTGAGCCGGGAATGGTTCTGACCATCGAACCGGGCTTGTATTTCATTGATTCACTGCTGACGCCGTGGCGTGAAGGGCAATTCAGTAAGCACTTTGCCTGGGATCGTATTAATGCCATGAAGCCCTTTGGCGGGATACGTATCGAAGACAATATTGTCATCCATGACAATCGTATCGAGAACATGACCCGTGATCTGAAGCTGGCCTGATGCAGCCGTATTCTGTCCCCGCTGAACCGGTCAGTTACAGCGAAGAAATAAAGAAGAGCCGCTTCATCACCTTACTGGCAAGAACGGAAGGCGTTGAGGCAGCGAAAGCTTTTGTTCAGGACGTCAGAAATCAACATCCGGCAGCGCGTCATCACTGCTGGGCGTTTGTGGCTGGCGCACCGGATGATTCTCAGCAACTGGGCTTTTCCGATGATGGTGAACCTGCAGGCACAGCGGGCAAACCTATCCTCAGCCAGCTAATGGGAAGCGGGGTCGGAGAAATAACGGCCGTCGTTGTGCGTTATTACGGCGGCATTATGTTGGGCACCGGCGGGCTGGTGAAAGCCTATGGCGGCGGTGTTCAGCAAGCATTAAAGCTGCTTGTTATGCAGCAAAAAGTCCCGCTGGCGGAGTACGCGGTGCAGTGTGATTACAGCCAGTTACAGCTGGTGGAAACGCTGCTCTCGCAGGTTGGTGGGCATATTTTACGCAGTGAATACGGGGCATCGGTCGATCTCGTTCTGGCTTTGCCTGCCGCACAGGCGCAGGCCGCAATCTGTCAGCTTTTCGATATCAGCCGTGGCGCGCTCATCTTGCGTCCGGTTTCTTAAATTTTTCTATGGTTAATTCGCTGAGGAACGCACCAGCATGCATTTTCGTGCCATAACACGCATCGTCGGGGTGCTCGTCATCCTTTTCTCCGGAACGATGATTATTCCCGGCCTGGTCGCTTTAATTTACCGCGATGGCGCGGGTCGTGCGTTTAGCCAGACCTTCTTTGTCGCGCTGGCCATTGGATTATTCCTCTGGTTCCCCAACCGCAAGCAGAAAAGCGAGCTGAAGCCGCGCGAGGGTTTCCTGATTGTCGTGCTGTTCTGGACGGTGCTGGGCAGCGTCGGGGCATTGCCTTTTCTGTTTTCAGAGCGTCCGAATCTCTCGCTCACTGACGCTTTCTTTGAATCTTTCTCCGGACTGACCACCACGGGCGCGACCACGCTGGTCGGGTTGGATTCACTACCGAAGGCCATTTTGTTCTACCGGCAGATGCTGCAATGGTTTGGCGGTATGGGGATCATTGTGCTCGCCGTGGCGATTCTGCCGATATTGGGCGTCGGCGGGATGCAGTTGTATCGGGCCGAAATGCCCGGACCGCTGAAAGATAACAAGATGCGCCCGCGTATTGCCGAAACGGCAAAAACGCTGTGGCTCATCTATGTACTGCTGACCATCGCCTGTGCGCTTTCGTTGTGGGGCGCGGGGATGTCGGTGTTCGATGCCATCGGTCATAGCTTCTCGACAATCGCTATCGGCGGTTTCTCGACACACGATGCCAGTATCGGTTATTTCCACAGCGGCACCATCAATACGATAGTCGCTGTTTTTCTGCTGATCTCCGGTTGTAACTACGGCCTGCACTTTGCGGTGCTCAGTGGCCGCAACTTAAAAGTCTACTGGCGTGACCCGGAATTCCGGATGTTCATCGGCGTGCAATTTACGCTGGTGGTGATCTGTACTTTTATCCTGTGGATCCATAATACCTACGGCTCAGGGTTGGAAACGCTGAATCAGGCGTTCTTCCAGGTGGTGTCGATGGCAACGACGGCAGGGTATACCACAGACAGTATTTCGAAATGGCCGCTGTTTCTGCCTCTTCTATTATTGTGTTCTGCGTTTATCGGTGGCTGTGCGGGCTCGACCGGCGGTGGCCTGAAGGTCATCCGCATCCTGCTGCTTTATTTACAAGGCACGCGGGAACTGAAAAGACTGGTTCACCCGAATGCGGTTTACACCATCAAGCTGGGTAACCGGGCGCTGCCGGAACGTATTATTGAAGCCGTGTGGGGTTTCTTCTCCGCTTACGCGCTGGTGTTTATCGTGAGTATGCTGGCGATAGTGGCGACGGGCGTGGATAACTTCTCCGCTTTTGCCGCGGTCACCGCAACGCTCAATAACCTCGGGCCGGGGCTGGGTGTTGTGGCAGATAACTTCGCATCAATGAATTCCGTGGCGAAATGGATCCTGATTGTCACGATGCTCTTTGGCCGCCTTGAGGTCTTCACATTATTAGTACTGTTCACGCCGACATTTTGGCGCGAATGAGTTTTAAGAAAGGGAATAAGGAATAAGAATGAAAGCGTTGATCCTCTACTCAAGCCGTGACGGCCAGACTCATGCCATCGCTTCCTATATAGCAAACGAGCTAAAAGAGAAGTGCAGCTGCGATGTTGTCGATCTCAATCATGCGGAGCACGTTGATTTAAAACATTACGACCAGGTGATGATAGGCGCGTCCATCCGTTATGGTCATTTCAATGCTGTGCTGGATAAGTTCGTTAAGAAGCATTCGGAAACGCTGAATCAAATGCCTTCTGCATTTTTTGGCGTAAATCTCACAGCCCGTAAGCCAGAGAAAAGAACGCCGCAGACAAATGCGTATGTACGCAAGTTCCTGCTGACGTCTCCTTGGGAGCCGGCAATCTGCGGAGTCTTCGCCGGAGCATTACGTTATCCGCGTTATCGCTGGCTCGATAAGGTCATGATCCAACTGATTATGCGAATGACGGGCGGCGAAACAGATACCCGTAAAGAAGTTGAATACACCGATTGGCAGCAGGTGGCTAAATTCGCTAAAGAATTTGGGCAGATATCGTATAAAAAATCGCACTAATGCGGGCTTAATAGACGTTTAGACCAAAAAGAAAGCATTCGGAAAGTTTTTTGAAATTAAGGGTTGCGGCCTTCTGAGAACTCCCTATAATGCGCCTCCACTGACCGGGAACAACGACTCCTCTAACGAGAACCAAGTCGCCCAGTCAGGAAGAATCAACCCGGTGAAAACACCGCATCTTGTAAAAGAAAATGGTTGACTCTTCAGGGAGAAAGAGTAATATCTGCCTCCCACGTTGCTGAGTTAAGTCTCGCAACGTACGCTCTTTAACAATTTATCAGACAATCTGTGTGGGCACTCACAAGACGATATCAGCCACCTCGGTGGCAAAAAATATCAAGTCTTAGAGTGACCAAGCAGTAATTCATTTAGTGAATTATTACGAAAGTAAACTTTGAGCACCGCTTAACTTGTTTAAGCAAATCGAACTTTTAATTGAAGAGTTTGATCATGGCTCAGATTGAACGCTGGCGGCAGGCCTAACACATGCAAGTCGAGCGGTAGCACAGGAGAGCTTGCTCTCTGGGTGACGAGCGGCGGACGGGTGAGTAATGTCTGGGAAACTGCCTGATGGAGGGGGATAACTACTGGAAACGGTAGCTAATACCGCATGATGTCGCAAGACCAAAGTGGGGGACCTTCGGGCCTCACGCCATCGGATGTGCCCAGATGGGATTAGCTAGTAGGTGAGGTAATGGCTCACCTAGGCGACGATCCCTAGCTGGTCTGAGAGGATGACCAGCCACACTGGAACTGAGACACGGTCCAGACTCCTACGGGAGGCAGCAGTGGGGAATATTGCACAATGGGCGCAAGCCTGATGCAGCCATGCCGCGTGTGTGAAGAAGGCCTTAGGGTTGTAAAGCACTTTCAGCGAGGAGGAAGGGCAGTGTGTTAATAGCACGCTGCATTGACGTTACTCGCAGAAGAAGCACCGGCTAACTCCGTGCCAGCAGCCGCGGTAATACGGAGGGTGCAAGCGTTAATCGGAATTACTGGGCGTAAAGCGCACGCAGGCGGTTTGTTAAGTCAGATGTGAAATCCCCGAGCTTAACTTGGGAACTGCATTTGAAACTGGCAAGCTAGAGTCTTGTAGAGGGGGGTAGAATTCCAGGTGTAGCGGTGAAATGCGTAGAGATCTGGAGGAATACCGGTGGCGAAGGCGGCCCCTGGACAAAGACTGACGCTCAGGTGCGAAAGCGTGGGGAGCAAACAGGATTAGATACCCTGGTAGTCCACGCTGTAAACGATGTCGACTTGGAGGTTGTGCCCTTGAGGCGTGGCTTCCGGAGCTAACGCGTTAAGTCGACCGCCTGGGGAGTACGGCCGCAAGGTTAAAACTCAAATGAATTGACGGGGGCCCGCACAAGCGGTGGAGCATGTGGTTTAATTCGATGCAACGCGAAGAACCTTACCTACTCTTGACATCCAGAGAATTCGCTAGAGATAGCTTAGTGCCTTCGGGAACTCTGAGACAGGTGCTGCATGGCTGTCGTCAGCTCGTGTTGTGAAATGTTGGGTTAAGTCCCGCAACGAGCGCAACCCTTATCCTTTGTTGCCAGCACGTAATGGTGGGAACTCAAAGGAGACTGCCGGTGATAAACCGGAGGAAGGTGGGGATGACGTCAAGTCATCATGGCCCTTACGAGTAGGGCTACACACGTGCTACAATGGCATATACAAAGAGAAGCGAACTCGCGAGAGCAAGCGGACCTCATAAAGTATGTCGTAGTCCGGATTGGAGTCTGCAACTCGACTCCATGAAGTCGGAATCGCTAGTAATCGTAGATCAGAATGCTACGGTGAATACGTTCCCGGGCCTTGTACACACCGCCCGTCACACCATGGGAGTGGGTTGCAAAAGAAGTAGGTAGCTTAACCTTCGGGAGGGCGCTTACCACTTTGTGATTCATGACTGGGGTGAAGTCGTAACAAGGTAACCGTAGGGGAACCTGCGGTTGGATCACCTCCTTACCTCAAGATACGCATTGTGCAGTGTCCACACAGATTGTCTGATGAAATTAATGAGCAAGAGCACCTGTTGATGCGGTAAGGGAGACCTTACGCTGATGCGAAAAGTGCCATACCGTTCTACGGTCTGGTACGGATTTTTCGTGTCCCCATCGTCTAGAGGCCTAGGACACTGCCCTTTCACGGCTGTAACAGGGGTTCGAATCCCCTTGGGGACGCCACTCCGATAATGTGTGAAAGACATTATCAACAGTTCTTTATGAACGATAAAAAATCTTAAAGATGACTCTAACGAGTCGTGTTTAAGATATTGCTCTTTAACAATCTGGAACAAGCTGAAAAATTGAAAGTTTACAGCTGAACATCACTCTCCGTAGAAGTACTGAGTGGTGATTCTGTCTGTAACAGAGTCTCTCAAATAATCGCAGCGCGATGATGTCTTTAAGACACCTTCGGGTTGTGAGGTTAAGCGACTAAGCGTACACGGTGGATGCCTAGGCAGTCAGAGGCGATGAAGGGCGTGCTAATCTGCGAAAAGCGTCGGTAAGGTGATATGAACCGCAATAACCGACGATACCCGAATGGGGAAACCCAGTGTGTTTCGACACATTATCATTACATGAATACATAGTGTAATGAGGCGAACCGGGGGAACTGAAACATCTAAGTACCCCGAGGAAAAGAAATCAACCGAGATTCCCCCAGTAGCGGCGAGCGAACGGGGAAGAGCCCAGAACCTGAATCAGGGTATGTGTTAGTGGAAGCGTCTGGAAAGTCGCACAGTATAGGGTGATAGTCCCGTACACAAAAATGCATACGTTGTGAGTTCGATGAGTAGGGCGGGACACGTGACATCCTGTCTGAATATGGGGGGACCATCCTCCAAGGCTAAATACTCCTGACTGACCGATAGTGAACCAGTACCGTGAGGGAAAGGCGAAAAGAACCCCGGCGAGGGGAGTGAAATAGAACCTGAAACCGTGTACGTACAAGCAGTGGGAGCCTACTTTGTTGGGTGACTGCGTACCTTTTGTATAATGGGTCAGCGACTTATATTTTGTAGCAAGGTTAACCGTATAGGGGAGCCGTAGGGAAACCGAGTCTTAACTGGGCGTCAAGTTGCAAGGTATAGACCCGAAACCCGGTGATCTAGCCATGGGCAGGTTGAAGGTTGGGTAACACTAACTGGAGGACCGAACCGACTAATGTTGAAAAATTAGCGGATGACTTGTGGCTGGGGGTGAAAGGCCAATCAAACCGGGAGATAGCTGGTTCTCCCCGAAAGCTATTTAGGTAGCGCCTCGTGAACTCATCTTCGGGGGTAGAGCACTGTTTCGACTAGGGGGCCATCCCGGCTTACCAACTCGATGCAAACTACGAATACCGAAGAATGTTATCACGGGAGACACACGGCGGGTGCTAACGTCCGTCGTGAAGAGGGAAACAACCCAGACCGCCAGCTAAGGTCCCAAAGTCATGGTTAAGTGGGAAACGATGTGGGAAGGCATAGACAGCCAGGATGTTGGCTTAGAAGCAGCCATCATTTAAAGAAAGCGTAATAGCTCACTGGTCGAGTCGGCCTGCGCGGAAGATGTAACGGGGCTAAACCATGCACCGAAGCTGCGGCAGCGACGCTTATGCGTTGTTGGGTAGGGGAGCGTTCTGTAAGCCGTCGAAGGTGGTCTGTGAGGGCTGCTGGAGGTATCAGAAGTGCGAATGCTGACATAAGTAACGATAATGCGGGTGAAAAACCCGCACGCCGGAAGACCAAGGGTTCCTGTCCAACGTTAATCGGGGCAGGGTGAGTCGACCCCTAAGGCGAGGCTGAAAAGCGTAGTCGATGGGAAGCTGGTTAATATTCCAGCACTTGGTGTTACTGCGAAGGGGGGACGGAGAAGGCTAGGCTAGCCGGGCGACGGTTGTCCCGGTTCAAGCGTGTAGGGGGGAAGAGTTGGTAAATCCGCTTTTCTGTATAACCCTGAGGCGTGATAACGAGCCACTACGGTGGTGAAGTAGTTGATGCCATGCTTCCAGGAAAAGCCTCTAAGCTCCAGGTAACACGAAATCGTACCCCAAACCGACACAGGTGGTCAGGTAGAGAATACTCAGGCGCTTGAGAGAACTCGGGTGAAGGAACTAGGCAAAATGGTGCCGTAACTTCGGGAGAAGGCACGCTGGCGCGTAGGTGAAGGGACTTGCTCCCGGAGCTGAATCCAGTCGAAGATACCAGCTGGCTGCAACTGTTTAATAAAAACACAGCACTGTGCAAACACGAAAGTGGACGTATACGGTGTGACGCCTGCCCGGTGCCGGAAGGTTAATTGATGGGGTTAGCAGCAATGCGAAGCTCTTGATCGAAGCCCCGGTAAACGGCGGCCGTAACTATAACGGTCCTAAGGTAGCGAAATTCCTTGTCGGGTAAGTTCCGACCTGCACGAATGGCGTAATGATGGCCAGGCTGTCTCCACCCGAGACTCAGTGAAATTGAACTCGCTGTGAAGATGCAGTGTACCCGCGGCAAGACGGAAAGACCCCGTGAACCTTTACTATAGCTTGACACTGAACATTGAGCCTTGATGTGTAGGATAGGTGGGAGGCTTTGAAGCGAGGACGCCAGTTCTTGTGGAGCCAACCTTGAAATACCACCCTTTAATGTTTGATGTTCTAACTCGGCCCCGTAATCCGGGGTGAGGACAGTGTCTGGTGGGTAGTTTGACTGGGGCGGTCTCCTCCTAAAGAGTAACGGAGGAGCACGAAGGTTAGCTAATCACGGTCGGACATCGTGAGGTTAGTGCAATGGCATAAGCTAGCTTGACTGCGAGAGTGACGGCTCGAGCAGGTACGAAAGTAGGTCATAGTGATCCGGTGGTTCTGAATGGAAGGGCCATCGCTCAACGGATAAAAGGTACTCCGGGGATAACAGGCTGATACCGCCCAAGAGTTCATATCGACGGCGGTGTTTGGCACCTCGATGTCGGCTCATCACATCCTGGGGCTGAAGTAGGTCCCAAGGGTACGGCTGTTCGCCGTTTAAAGTGGTACGCGAGCTGGGTTTAGAACGTCGTGAGACAGTTCGGTCCCTATCTGCCGTGGGCGTTGGAAGATTGAGAGGGGCTGCTCCTAGTACGAGAGGACCGGAGTGGACGCATCACTGGTGTTCGGGTTGTCATGCCAATGGCATTGCCCGGTAGCTAAATGCGGAAAAGATAAGCGCTGAAAGCATCTAAGCGCGAAACTTGCCTCGAGATGAGTCTTCCCTGTGGCTTTAAGCCACCTGAAGGGACGTTTAAGACTAAGACGTTGATAGGCTGGGTGTGTAAGTGCAGCGATGCATTGAGCTAACCAGTACTAATGACCCGAGAGGCTTAACCTTACAACACCAAAGGTGTTTTGTATTGGCTCTGTGAAAGACGTAGATTTTTCAGCTGATTGTTCCGAGATTGGTTCGTAGTGCAAGCCTGATATGGGGTGAGCGGTATGAATGAAACAGAATTTGCCTGGCGGCATTAGCGCGGTGGTCCCACCTGACCCCATGCCGAACTCAGAAGTGAAACGCCGTAGCGCCGATGGTAGTGTGGGGTCTCCCCATGCGAGAGTAGGGAACTGCCAGGCATCAAATAAGTGGAAAGCCCTGTACTGACGTACAGGGCTTTTTGCTATGGGGAATTTGGGTAGCGTTGAGGTTATTTTATCTACGTTCTTC from Rahnella sikkimica encodes the following:
- the trkH gene encoding Trk system potassium transporter TrkH, producing the protein MHFRAITRIVGVLVILFSGTMIIPGLVALIYRDGAGRAFSQTFFVALAIGLFLWFPNRKQKSELKPREGFLIVVLFWTVLGSVGALPFLFSERPNLSLTDAFFESFSGLTTTGATTLVGLDSLPKAILFYRQMLQWFGGMGIIVLAVAILPILGVGGMQLYRAEMPGPLKDNKMRPRIAETAKTLWLIYVLLTIACALSLWGAGMSVFDAIGHSFSTIAIGGFSTHDASIGYFHSGTINTIVAVFLLISGCNYGLHFAVLSGRNLKVYWRDPEFRMFIGVQFTLVVICTFILWIHNTYGSGLETLNQAFFQVVSMATTAGYTTDSISKWPLFLPLLLLCSAFIGGCAGSTGGGLKVIRILLLYLQGTRELKRLVHPNAVYTIKLGNRALPERIIEAVWGFFSAYALVFIVSMLAIVATGVDNFSAFAAVTATLNNLGPGLGVVADNFASMNSVAKWILIVTMLFGRLEVFTLLVLFTPTFWRE
- the pepQ gene encoding Xaa-Pro dipeptidase, whose product is MESLTTLYKEHIATLQARAREILQRSQLDALLIHSGELITTFLDDHSYPFKVNPQFKAWVPVTKVPNCWLWVDGVNAPKLWFYSPVDYWHSHEPLPESFWTKEISLTPLANADDIKAQLPVDLKLVGYIGSSQDRAISMGVPASNVNPKAVLDYLHYHRAYKTDYELACMREAQKVAVSGHRAAKEAFLSGMSEFDINLAYLTATGHRDTDVPYDNIVALNEHASVLHYTTLDNQPPAEMRSFLLDAGAEYNGYAADLTRTYAGKPDSDFGALIKDLNTEELALIDSIKSGVRYTDYHVQMHHRIAKLLKAHKLVVDISEDAMVEQNLTGPFLPHGLGHPLGLQVHDVAGFMQDDHGTHLAAPAQYPYLRCTRVIEPGMVLTIEPGLYFIDSLLTPWREGQFSKHFAWDRINAMKPFGGIRIEDNIVIHDNRIENMTRDLKLA
- a CDS encoding IMPACT family protein, which encodes MQPYSVPAEPVSYSEEIKKSRFITLLARTEGVEAAKAFVQDVRNQHPAARHHCWAFVAGAPDDSQQLGFSDDGEPAGTAGKPILSQLMGSGVGEITAVVVRYYGGIMLGTGGLVKAYGGGVQQALKLLVMQQKVPLAEYAVQCDYSQLQLVETLLSQVGGHILRSEYGASVDLVLALPAAQAQAAICQLFDISRGALILRPVS
- the fadB gene encoding fatty acid oxidation complex subunit alpha FadB gives rise to the protein MLYQGETLHLHWLDGGIAELVFDAPGSVNKLDTQTVASLGEAIAVLEKQSGLKGLLLSSAKSAFIVGADITEFLSLFNAPAEKLHEWLSFANRIFNRLEDLPVPTLSAISGYALGGGCECVLATDFRISTADARIGLPETSLGIMPGFGGSVRLPRLIGTDSALEIIAAGKNISGKDALKIGLVDAVVDAEKLRDAGISMLQQAIAGKLEWQSRREPKRQPLKLSQIEAAMSFSVAKSMVMQNAGKHYPAPMTAVKTIEAAARLGRDEALKLETASFVPLAQSKEARALVSIFLNDQFVKGKAKKLAQDSEKPAQAAVLGAGIMGGGIAYQSALKGVPVMMKDISEPSLTLGMNEAAKLLNKQLERGKLDGMKMAKVLSTIHPTLDYSGIERAKVVVEAVVENPKVKAAVLVEAESLLSADTVLASNTSTIPIDQLASSLKRPENFCGMHFFNPVHRMPLVEIVRGEKTSDKTISRIVSYALAMGKTPIVVNDCPGFFVNRVLFPYLSGFSLLLRDGADFRQIDKVMEKQFGWPMGPAYLLDVVGIDTAHHAQAVMAAGFPQRMARSYRDAVDVLFDNRRFGQKNQLGFYRYSQDSKGKPRKDVDDEAISLLAENLKPVHSDFSPQDIIARMMIPMINEVVRCLEEGIIASPAEADMALVYGLGFPPFHGGPFRYLDTLGTAAYLKLTEQYAHLGPMYQAPEGLRAKAQANESYYPVAAGLENLSTGNQA
- the hemG gene encoding menaquinone-dependent protoporphyrinogen IX dehydrogenase; translated protein: MKALILYSSRDGQTHAIASYIANELKEKCSCDVVDLNHAEHVDLKHYDQVMIGASIRYGHFNAVLDKFVKKHSETLNQMPSAFFGVNLTARKPEKRTPQTNAYVRKFLLTSPWEPAICGVFAGALRYPRYRWLDKVMIQLIMRMTGGETDTRKEVEYTDWQQVAKFAKEFGQISYKKSH